The stretch of DNA CGTCCTTGCGGCAACGGATGCGTCCCACGTCCAGATTGACATCGTCGCTGAATACCAGCAGATGGTCCACCTTCACCTTGTACCAGGTCATCAGGGCCTGCACCGCCTCGCCAGACAAGTTCATGTAGGTCTGGGGCTTCACCAGCAGGCAATCCTCCCCCGCGATGTTCACCTTCATGGTAAGCGACTTGTGCTCGCATTTCCAATCCTTGTTCGGGTCGGCCAATTTCTCGACGGCCATAAAGCCCGCGTTGTGATGGGTGTTGCTATACTGGGTTCCAGGGTTTCCGAGTCCGACGATGAGATACATACTAGTGGTGAGTGGTGA from Fibrobacter sp. encodes:
- a CDS encoding aminoacyl-tRNA hydrolase, producing SPLTTSMYLIVGLGNPGTQYSNTHHNAGFMAVEKLADPNKDWKCEHKSLTMKVNIAGEDCLLVKPQTYMNLSGEAVQALMTWYKVKVDHLLVFSDDVNLDVGRIRCRKDGSHGGQNGLRNIIEHVGDKFPRIRFGVGKCPPKFDLSDWVLAKFSPEDRPVFEEAIAKVPALVECYFKLGMEKCMERYNGK